A DNA window from Engraulis encrasicolus isolate BLACKSEA-1 chromosome 3, IST_EnEncr_1.0, whole genome shotgun sequence contains the following coding sequences:
- the mblac2 gene encoding metallo-beta-lactamase domain-containing protein 2, translated as MSSLEWYAHKSVGDGLFWIQERFYESSNRANIWVIRGSHQDVVIDAGLGLRSLPEYIKSTGILGDDPQRKNPILAIGTHVHFDHSGGLHQFQQVGVHKAEVEALANGDNFEMVTWLSDREIVETPEPGWRARQYKVKAIQPTHILQEGDVINLGDRQLSVLHMPGHSRGSICLHDAENKLLFSGDVVYDGPLIDWLPHSHVGDYVRSFEKLQSLAESEEVEQVLPGHYNTFGAKRLQRLASNYISGAGACHRLSACALRQVANIALRSSCC; from the exons ATGTCTTCACTCGAGTGGTATGCGCACAAGTCTGTCGGAGACGGGCTGTTCTGGATTCAGGAAAGGTTTTACGAATCGTCCAACAGAGCTAACATTTGGGTGATACGCGGCTCCCACCAGGACGTGGTGATAGACGCTGGGCTAGGACTGCGGAGCCTGCCAGAGTACATCAAGTCAACGGGGATCTTGGGGGATGATCCGCAACGCAAGAATCCCATTCTAGCCATCGGGACTCACGTTCATTTCGACCATTCGGGTGGGCTTCACCAGTTTCAACAGGTGGGCGTTCACAAGGCAGAGGTCGAAGCTCTTGCTAATGGAGACAACTTCGAGATGGTTACCTGGCTGTCTGACAGGGAAATTGTGGAGACCCCCGAGCCCGGATGGAGAGCCAGGCAATACAAGGTTAAGGCTATCCAGCCAACGCACATATTACAAGAAG GTGACGTGATCAACCTGGGCGACCGGCAGCTGAGCGTGCTGCACATGCCGGGCCACTCGCGCGGCAGCATCTGCCTGCACGACGCGGAGAACAAGCTGCTGTTCAGCGGCGACGTGGTGTACGACGGGCCCCTGATCGACTGGCTGCCCCACAGCCACGTGGGCGACTACGTGCGCAGCTTCGAGAAGCTCCAGTCCCTGGCCGAGTCCGAGGAGGTGGAGCAGGTGCTGCCCGGCCACTACAACACCTTCGGGGCCAAGCGGCTGCAGCGGCTGGCCTCCAACTACATCAGCGGGGCCGGGGCTTGCCACCGCCTCAGCGCCTGCGCCCTCCGGCAGGTGGCCAATATCGCCCTGCGCTCCTCCTGCTGTTAG
- the polr3g gene encoding DNA-directed RNA polymerase III subunit RPC7, which produces MAGGKGRGMAAFSFHVENLGITRANMPDARRGPGQLFPVLEFKPVAMDLSPSDDYMLSLKQEMRGAMRRLPCYLTPNAAKSEVERYKDKYAKEKIKIKDEEWTPDWNRLPRELMPKANLPTKKKSVLKKKPKTLTSQDKDSLLSKLNELEKTDDVNADEEKEEAVGEKKKKGEDGNEEEEDKEDIEAEELDEEELEEENDYINSYFDNGDDFGAGSDDNMDEATY; this is translated from the exons ATGGCGGGCGGCAAAGGTCGAGGAATGGCTGCCTTCAGCTTCCATGTGGAGAACCTGGGCATCACCAGGGCTAACATGCCCGATGCTAGAAGGGGGCCTGGACAGCTGTTTCCA GTGCTGGAGTTCAAACCTGTGGCAATGGATCTGAGCCCAAGTGATGACTACATGCTCTCCCTGAAACAGGAGATGCGGGGCGCCATGCGCCGCCTGCCCTGTTATCTGACTCCCAACGCTGCCAAGTCTG AAGTGGAGCGTTATAAGGATAAGTACGCAAAGGAGAAAATAAAAATCAAGGATGAGGAATGGACACCGG ACTGGAATCGGCTTCCAAGAGAACTGATGCCAAAAGCCAACTTGCCAACAAAAAAGAAGTCTG TGCTGAAGAAAAAACCTAAAACACTGACCAGCCAAGACAAGGATAGCCTCCTATCAAAATTAAAT GAGCTGGAGAAGACGGATGATGTAAACGCTgatgaggaaaaggaagaggccgtgggagaaaagaagaagaaaggagaggatggcaatgaggaggaggaggacaaggaggacatTGAGGCAGAGGAGTTAGATGAAGAGGAATTGGAGGAG GAAAATGATTACATAAACAGCTACTTTGATAACGGAGATGACTTTGGAGCAGGCAGTGATGACAACATGGATGAAGCTACCTATTAA
- the lysmd3 gene encoding lysM and putative peptidoglycan-binding domain-containing protein 3, producing the protein MTGKNQYNGFQSATSVQPTFGGNAYVFGNGSETDCSEEDGESYELRARGRDRTRRSTSRDRVDDIVYLVRDIKEGDTLISLSLQYFCTVADLKRANNLVAEQDFHALRSVKIPVKKFSVLTETHNTTPHKSASPGTTRRLVEFEAAGGAGAAGCEAADSASSSSSTDSVGSFLQEKDKDIELLVKSTGSSRSSLSEVVSSLSGAQQQLQQPLLGGDPERSRPPLRKDPHYGADWGMRWWTAVAIMLVVGIVTPVFYLLYYEVLMKADVSHHDTTHGAAKHGTATIPIEAHKLVETNGGLDGEPGQGVRQDSQAQAAGQSNSHQDHKKGDT; encoded by the exons ATGACTGGGAAAAACCAATACAATGGTTTCCAGTCGGCCACTTCAGTGCAGCCCACTTTTGGTGGGAATGCGTACGTTTTTGGGAACGGTTCGGAGACGGACTGctcggaggaggatggggagagctaTGAGCTCCGCGCCCGAGGCCGTGACCGCACGCGTCGGAGCACCTCCAGAGACCGGGTGGACGATATAGTCTACCTGGTCAGGGACATCAAAGAAGGAGACACGCTCATTAGTCTCTCACTCCAGTATTTTTGCACG GTTGCAGATCTCAAAAGGGCCAACAATCTTGTCGCAGAACAGGACTTCCATGCGCTGAGATCCGTAAAGATCCCCGTGAAAAAGTTCAGCGTGCTGACCGAGACCCACAACACCACTCCGCACAAGTCGGCCTCCCCTGGGACCACGCGTCGCCTGGTGGAGTTTGAGGCCGCTGGTGGTGCCGGTGCAGCGGGCTGCGAGGCCGCGGACTCtgcctcgtcgtcctcctccacgGACAGCGTGGGTAGCTTCCTCCAGGAGAAAGACAAGGACATCGAGCTGCTGGTCAAGTCCACCGGCTCGTCCAGGAGCAGCTTGAGCGAGGTGGTGTCCTCCCTCAGCGGTGCccaacagcagctgcagcagccccTGCTGGGGGGAGACCCTGAGCGGAGCAGACCCCCCCTGAGAAAGGACCCACACTATGGGGCAGACTGGGGCATGCGCTGGTGGACTGCCGTAGCCATCATGCTAGTGGTGGGCATCGTCACGCCGGTGTTCTACTTGCTGTACTATGAGGTGCTGATGAAGGCTGACGTTAGCCACCACGACACTACGCACGGGGCCGCCAAGCACGGCACGGCCACCATTCCAATCGAAGCCCACAAGCTGGTAGAGACTAACGGGGGCTTGGATGGGGAACCGGGACAGGGTGTGCGGCAGGACTCGCAGGCACAGGCGGCCGGTCAGTCGAATAGCCACCAGGACCACAAGAAAGGAGACACGTAG